The Mus musculus strain C57BL/6J chromosome 2, GRCm38.p6 C57BL/6J genome has a window encoding:
- the Olfr353 gene encoding olfactory receptor 353, with translation MENQSSVSEFFLRGISGFPEQQQLLYGLFLCMYLVTLTGNVLIILAISCDPHLHTPMYFFLANLSFADMGLISSAVTKMLFNVQTQRHTISYTGCLTQMYLFMMFGDLDSFFLAVMAYDRYVAICHPLHYSTIMSARVCALMLALCWVLTNIVALTHTLLMTRLSFCVVGEIAHFFCDITSVMKLSCSDTHVNELVLSGFGGTVLMVPFVSIVISYVRIVFAVLRVQTSGGSSKAFSTCSSHLCVVCVFYGTLFSVYLFPSSGETTEKDVVAAAMYTVVTPMLNPFIYSLRNKDMKGALKRLLCHRRKFSP, from the coding sequence ATGGAAAACCAGTCCAGTGTCTCTGAATTTTTTCTTCGAGGAATATCAGGGTTTCCAGAGCAACAGCAGCTACTCTATGGACtttttctatgtatgtatcttgTCACCTTGACTGGGAATGTGCTCATCATCCTAGCTATTAGCTGTGACCCACACCTTCACACTCCTATGTACTTCTTTTTGGCCAACTTGTCGTTTGCTGACATGGGTTTAATATCATCTGCAGTGACCAAGATGTTGTTTAATGTTCAGACTCAGCGCCATACCATCTCCTATACTGGTTGTCTCACACAGATGTACTTATTCATGATGTTTGGTGATCTGGACAGCTTCTTCCTGGCtgtgatggcctatgaccgctatgtggccatctgtcaCCCTCTCCACTATTCCACAATCATGAGTGCCCGAGTCTGTGCCCTGATGCTTGCCCTGTGCTGGGTTCTCACCAACATAGTTGCCCTGACTCACACTCTCCTCATGACTCGACTGTCCTTCTGTGTTGTTGGGGAAATAGCTCATTTTTTCTGTGACATTACTTCTGTCATGAAGCTTTCATGCTCAGACACTCATGTCAATGAGTTAGTGCTTTCTGGCTTTGGAGGTACAGTACTCATGGTCCCCTTTGTAAGCATTGTCATCTCTTATGTCCGCATAGTATTTGCTGTCCTTAGGGTCCAGACTTCTGGCGGGAGTTCAAAGGCCTTTTCTACTTGTAGTTCCCATCTCTGTGTGGTCTGTGTTTTCTATGGAACACTCTTCAGTGTCTATCTGTTCCCTTCCTCTGGAGAGACCACGGAGAAGGATGTTGTAGCAGCTGCGATGTATACGGTGGTGACTCCTATGTTGAACCCCTTCATCTATAGTCTAAGGAACAAGGACATGAAAGGGGCCCTAAAGAGGCTTCTTTGTCATAGGAGAAAATTTTCTCCTTAG